The genomic segment ATATGCGTCTCAGGAAATCCGGCGATATTTTAACATGGCGCGATGGTGTTAATTAACGGTGACTTGAAAATTATCGGTAGGATCGACACCGACAAGTATAAATTTGCGAGCTGTAAAGTTGATCGTGTAGCTTGTGGTTTCGATGAGTTCAGCCGGTGGTGATGGTGGTACATACGTAAAGGTCTTCTTCTTGTATAATGCAGCGTTGTCTTCAGTTGAACCAGccatgttttgtatttttcactAGTCCAATTATTTAAGTCaaaaattttatcaagaaaaacaaaaatccgATTATATAAGACCCTTGTTAGACCAATTGTACTGTATGCCTGTGGGGCATGGGCGTCTACTAAGTCTgacgaaaacaaattaatgatttttgaaaGGAAAGTCCTGCGAAGAATATTTGGGCCAAAAAGAAATGACGAAGGTAGCTACGAGATAAGGTCAAACAGAGAACTCAATGCTCTATATAACGAGCCTAATATAGTTTCCACACTCAAGAGCCAGAGAATAAGATGGGCCGGTCACGTCTGAAGAGCAGAGGGCCAACTTATATCGATCATCACGAAATGGAAGCCAGATAAAAATCGACCGAGATGAAGGCCTAGACAACGATGGGAGGACCGAGTTAAGGAAGACCTCAGAATGCTAGGAGTACGGAATGGAGAAGAACAGGCAGCACACAGAGAAGCGTGGAAGGAGATAGCGGAAGCGGCAATGGGCCTAAATGGCCTGTATtaagcctaaaaaaaaaaaaaaaatattttgtattatgtactaCTGTACTAGTGTTATtccatatttgtttattaaagttaaaattactaCCTACCACCTATTTACTATACaagaaaatatatgaatttgtggaatttaatatttaattatattttaattttaggtaatcattgtattgaagaaaatataaatgataatgatattgatGATCCTTTAGAAGAGTGGACCAGAACCCATAATAAATTCCTCGTTATTATCTACACCAAGTACTATCAATCAAAAGGAACATGATGCCATAATGTATAGTTCAACACCAACTACATCATTTAGTTTTAACCAAAGTACTGTATCTAGTACATTTACAAATTGAAATGTGGAAATTCCAGTAAAAAGAGTTCTATTCttaaatattgtgataaattGAATGccaatgaaaagaaaaatattgatgttcTTTTGGCCCGTGCAGTTTATGCTACAGCATCTCCATTAAATTTAGTGGATAACTTTTATTGGATAGAATTTTTCAAAGCACTTCGCCCAGCATAAAACCACCTACTAGACATTTGGTTTCAAATAAACTTCTAGACGATGAATTCTCCAAAGTTAAAGAGCATACCACAATTTGTATTGCTGATTCGGATGCACTTGGTGTTATGTGTGATGGCTGGACTAACATTCGGAATgaaagtattatacattttgtagttACAACTCctaaaccaatattttataaatcattacctACTGGAGTTGATCGCCATATAGGGGAACATATAGCAGAACAGATTATTTCTGTAATTGAAGATATTGGTCCACGTAAAGTATTTGGTGTGGTTACAGATAATGCAAAAAACATGAAAAAGGCTTGGACTCTTATAACTGAAAAGTACCCTTACATAACTTCATAGGGATGTGTTGCACATGGCCTAAATTTTCtgataaatgatataattaaaatgaattcattaaaaGATATAATTAGTGATGGAAAAgatatagtcaataatataaaaaggggACACATAACTAGTGCAGCATTTCTGGATAAGAGAAATGCAAATAGTTCCACTTCCATAGCACTTTCGTTACCAGTTGTTACTAGATGGGGATCCGtactagtttttttaaaatcactgttagttaataaacaaattatccGCTCAATGAATGTTGATGAAATTGTTGAAAAAGACCTGAAGCCAAATGTAAAGAAAACTATAAGCAGCTCAAATTTCTGgaaaaaagttgaatttttcTATAGTCTAATGAATCCAGTAGCAAAATGGATTACAAAAATTGAAAGTGATACACCCCAACTaagtattgtacctataatatttatggaattaaaaaaatcatttgaagacatttaaaaataataacattttaagatatgaagaaaaacataatataatggaagCTCTTGATCAAAGAAAAGAATTTTGTCAATCTAAAATCCACAAAGCTGCAAACTTACTTGACCCAAAATACTTTGGTAAATTGTTTGATTCAAATGACCACAATGAAgcaatagaatttatttatcagttatctaaACACATGGATAATATAGAAATTGATGCAAAAAAGGTAATTTCTGATTTTGCTAACTTCAAAAACAAATCCGGACCATTTTCAAAAACCAATGAATATCTTTGGGTTGCTGCAGAAGAGACAGAGGCATTACATTGGTGAAGAGCATTTTGTAATCATACAGAACTTGGTAAAATagccataaaaatattatctttgccTTCAACTTCAGCTGCTATAGAACGTACTTTTAGTACATATAAAGATGTTCACAGTTCAAAAAGAAATAGACTTTTAAATGAAAGAGCCGCTAGACTGGTgttcattaaacataatttgcaggtaatcattaatttttcattttataagtaaataaaatattgaataattgttttaataagtacaaattaacgattatttttaaatttttaatatttagattttaaaaggcACATCGAAAAATAGCACTAAATCTACATCAAACTGTGATACTAATGCACCATTGTCCACATTAACGAGTCAAAATGAAATCAGCACAACAAATACTGCTATATCTACAAACGATGATATTGAAATATCTCAAGAAGCTGAAGATGATATTGAAATATATCATGAAACTGATGATGAGTATAATTTGgataatgatgatgatttattttttcaagtttcaacgatgaaacattaaaatttaaaatttaataattattaattaccctTTACATCAAGTATAAGAacttgttatatatttaatatgtgtatCGCTGTATTAGtcaattgatacattttgtttttgtacttTCCAAAAAGtagtgtattttcatttttcagtaatattttaaagtgtatagtttaaattaattatattaaagatttgttaaacaacttctaaattatatatgttgtgTTCATAGACATgtaaaacaactagatagcaGATTTGCATATGCATATTACATTCCCATAGGAACATTGAAGTCTAGTGGCCATTTGCCAACAgggaaatgtttaaaaaaaaactcaatagataagattataagaatataagatacctatacatatttatataattatatgacataataatataatatatgcaattaaaaatatacacatttgatTTTATCAATCAATCATGCAATTTTTCCCTATTGGCATATAGCTGACTTCAATATTGTCTTATAGTCGGTTATCTAGTTTTTTATACGtctatgtttgtatattatttattattatgtatgtagtatgactagtatgtaaaatattttctttatttcacttggaaataaaaaaaaaaatatttttcatgaaaaattcatgaaatatttcaagaaaataaatttcatgaaattttacaACCCGAACTATGATTATGGAATTTTGTTGTTGTGAGCCGTATATAGTCCTGTATAGTCCCACACCAGtgacgttaatttaaaaaaaataaccaaaactcTATGCAAACACAttatcagccccccccccccaaacaaaAATCCTGGCCACGCAATTATCCTAGACCGtataaaattttagaattttaaaattttaatattgtattttttaagacaACCCAATTTGAAGATCTATATCTCTCtaaagtaggtactaataaaaaacgttttgtggaaattcattaaaaataataatacatttatgaaaacTTTAGAATAGgttgttatttgaaaattaaaagttgataatggtttaactaataaatataggcAAGGTTGGAAAGTTTTAGAAAacatttatcttatttttttttttttttttttgaatccaATACTTATGGAAAAAATAGGTAGTTACTATATTATGAAGAGACTAAGGGAGTTGTAGCTCTGTCCTCTGTAGCTCCAATTGTAAATAAGATGAGGGAAAATAGGTCGAGATCGcctgttatgaattatgatgataTATGACTTGGAAGGAGTGAGAGTGCCAGAGTGGCTATGGTAATATCCAAATATATGTAGAAGGAAAGAGAGTGATAGGAAGGTCGAAGAAGATATGGATAGAAGTcctatctattatctattatataataatagtcagACTGAATAATGTTTGTACTTTATATTAGATTCCTACTTACTTAcctattgtaattgtatataatgtagaCTTGCAgatgcatttatatttaaattattatatttatttaattattgtatatttatttgtgaattaataatttatccaaAGCAGTAAagcataaatatgcaaaaaatagtttattcacctacctaataaaatattaatttgacataatcatattatttatatactattatttatttcaatagatacttatattataataattattatgataagaaaTGAagagtataatacctattattaagtgttaacattaaaaattactgaaaatgGTACTAactagaaaataacattatactaaTCGTTGCTCAGAAGTTTTTCTttatatactccggcccacgagagtccatatgtcagaacgcgtccgtcgcTGCGCATCGGTTCCCCTTCCATACGCTGAATCATACCGATCGGAAACCGGCCGGCAACGATCGCCGACAGCCGTCGTTAGCCGTGTTTTTATGACCCGTTGTATTCACGTTTCCGAGTGGTGGGAACAGCActatggtgggagaaaattcgGCCGGCAGCTGTCGCGACCGTCAGTATagatgcgcggtttacgtatggactctcgtgggccggagtatagaatGACATTGCcatatacctaacttataaataaattaaatattatatagctatgcattttatttatattatgatttaaaataactgagaatataggtaggtacctacatacttttGAGTTTTATTTACCAATTATCTCAAGGCATACacataattataactttaatcGGCTAGCattactctatagtctatagcaGGGGTCACCAACTGGCGGACCGCGGTCCGGATACGGACCTCGAGCACTTTTTTTACGGACCGCGCGCGCGTtttcattttacaatgattaaatTCATATGCGCCATACCGGCGAGGGAAACGCGCCATCGTCGGAGTGGCGCGTATGAAACGGGCCTTATCCACGGAATAGTTTTTATCTAGTTTAAAtccgataataaataataagataagatCATAACATCGAGCGTCTGTCTACGTAGAACGCGTGTATAGTTCGCAGTAATCCGTATGCGCCGCGACGCGACAGACGAGTTTCGAGTATAGATAGTGTTCATAAGTTCAAACCGTTTTTTTGCACTGTGTGTGTTGACGTTCTGTTCGTGTTCGATTATTAGTTTTTCTTGTACAAATTTTGAATatggaaagaaaaaaaagaaaagtagaAGCTGAAAATCGACAGTTTCTCGCAGAATGGACTGATTTATATTGCTTTACATTACCTAACCGTGTTGGAGCTTTACCTGTTTGTTTGATTTGTTAACAAACAGTAGCCATCATCAAAAGTTCAAATCTGAAAAGACATTATGAGACTAAACACAAATCGTTTAGTGAAAAGTACCAGGTAGGAAGTAATCTTCGTAAATCCAAAATTGAGagtttatatttatcttattcaACATCGACTCAAATTATTAACAAGGCAATGAGTGAACAAGAAAAATGTACGGAGGCTTCTATGCGTATTTCATGGATACTTGCTAAACACATGAAACCGTTTAACGATGCTGATATAATCAAAGAATGTATGATTGAAGCTGGAAATGCGTTATTTGatagtaaaaatgatattatggaGACTATTCGTAATATTCTGTTATCTACGTCTTCAAATACTCGAAATACAGAACTATTTATTAGCAAAGGAGAATCAttctaatttaatacaatctttATCGGCCACGGGTTATTATGCTTTAGCTATGGATGAATCGTGTGATAAGACTGATACAGCTCAGTTGTGTATTTTTGTACGATATTTCGACAATACCAGTGAACAGTTtgttaaagaaatattaactattttaccaCTTTTAGGGACCACTTGTGGTGAAGACATATATAAAGCTGTTATAgaatatttcgaaaaatataaattagatatgAAAAAACTTATTTCATTAACAACAGACGGCGTGCCATCGAtgattggaaataaaaaaagttttgttcAGAGACTAATTAATAATCCGAAATGCAATAACAAGATAATATCTTATCACTGCATTATCCATCAAAGTGTGTTGTGTtgcaagttaaatttaaatctcgAAGCTACAATGACACAAGTGATCAAAATAGTAAACTTTATTCGAGCCAAATCATCATTGAAGCACCGTCAATTTAAATCATTTCTCGATGAGTTAAATCACAATATGGTGATTTACAGCTATACAATAATGTAAGGTGGTTGAGCAAATGGTTTGGTACTTCAACGATTTTTCGCAATATTGGACGAGATCAAGTTATTCCTTTTCTAGCAGTGATCAATTATGTGCAAAAGACTATTAAGATTTCCTTGAAATAAAAGAACATGTCACATCTATCGCTTTTTTGAcagatatatttaaacatatcaacgatttaaatttcaaactacAAGGTAAAGGAAAATTAGTGTGCCATCTACTGTCAGAAATCAAATGTTTTTCAAGGAAAATGGATCTCTTTTGCGAAGATATAGAAAACGAACGTTTGCACTTTCCTAACTTAAATACTGTTTTTGATGACGCTgaagataataatgatattgatcTCAATcagttcattaattttataaagaaacTTAAATCTGAATTTGAAGATAGATTTactgatttcaaaaaaattgagaatgtagtgcaaattttgaataattgtttttcattacaTCCCAACGGCGAATGGAGTAGTGAAGCCACAAGCGTTTTTGGCTCTAATAAAGCTGCCCTACAGTTGGAGATAATCGAATTCCAGGAAGACATGAGTTTAAAGGAGAAATTTACTCAAGTCACCAACACTTTACAGTACGATCAATTCTGGATGAAATACGTTTGTTCAAGTAAATACCCAGAACTAAAACGCCTGGTTTCAAAACTGTGTACAATGTTTGGATCAACATATGTTTGTGAAGCCGCTTTTTCTAAGATgaactttattaaaaacaatttcagaTCTCGGTTAACAGATGAACATCTTAACGAGTTAATGCAAATCAGTTGCACTAACTTCACTCCAAATATTAGGAAGCTcgtgaaaactaaaaaatgtaatttttcacattaaaaatgaaatatttcaagtataatctttttttttttgcaaattcaatttaaataaataaatataaatacaaatttaaaaatgtatatacctatttattaatgtgtgtaaaatacaatttgaattaataaataaatataaatacaaatttaaaaaatgtatatacctacctatttattaacgtgtgtataatacaatctgaataaataaataaacataatcacaagtttataaattataaatacctatttattaacgtGTGTAAAAGTCATTGAAACTGTTTGGACCGCGTAAAGTTTGGTAAGTTTCAAAACGGACCCCCATAGAAATTAGTTGGTGACCCCTGGTCTAGAGCCTCGTTGCATGTGGTAATAAAAACCTGTGTTTTAACTATTgtgattgtgactattatcATATGCTCTTGAAAGTTCCTACATTCAcagcaatcgtacacagtcgacggctaaccgaatgtaatttaagttatggagcacttaaaattatgcttatatattctaaataaattaacgtaattatgtaatacttatgataatcttataaactatgttttgctcatagaaatccctacactcgcagcaaTCGTACGcagtcgacggctaaccgaatgtaatttaagttatggagcacttaaaattatgcttatgtattctaaataaattaatgtgattatgatctaataataattaaattttagtagCACGCTATTACACGACAATAGTCACAAGGGTTGTATGGTAGGGGAGTAGTTAGATAGATAAATCAAAAGAAGAAACTAAGTGCATTTGGTGTGTAATAAGGGATAATTAATTGTGTGGGTCATACAGAATGTTGAAaatgattcaatatacatatacgtctgaATTGATGTTGGTGGATACTCCTCTGATCAGCAAAGAAGGTGTATCATGACGCTGACTGGCGTAGACGTTGTGCATCGGATGTTCTTGTGAAAAAAACTGTTCGGCGAGTCGATCCccgtagggtccttatataatgtgactttggtgtgatcccttcttctggtgcatcgatgtctgcgtttacgtattgatgtgtttatgactTTCTGTCTTCAGTGGTATGACAAAGGTGTCGCtggtaggtaatttattgtgttattatgtcCCTACGTCTATATCGGAAACTTGTCGTCGGCTtcttgaagtttattatgagttatactgtgctgtcgtctggcgccgttgataattgatagttggtttttactaaacggctggtcggagaggcgttgaatatcatttatgttttgcatgtgtcgtgtgtggtgtgtgagggagcgtaagtatatgcctaatgcgtatatatgtatatgtatatgggaTCATTCCACACTCAGTACGGTCCACCATTTATTAGTTATCCTGTgattttatttaagtctaaatgttacatattacatattgttgAGTTAATGGATTTAGACGTTTTTGATGATGAGGTGGAGGAAGAAGGTGTTATTGGTGAAGAGGAAGAATATGATGATTTTGAAGAGGATAACGatggtattttatatgaatCAGTCCCTAAAATATCCCAATTTTCGTACTACGCAGTACACACATGGTCCCAAATCggtcaaatctaaattatttctaaataaacacttaaaacactattatactatataccaccGTTCACTACTaagctgataataataaaaatagctactaataactataataagacaacacacaatattgtttactgtgtgtctgtgtagaatgtagataataatcaaaatgtgGTTTGgaaaaaaccattataatataaaaaaaatgtaaagatataaaattaaacttaatattattataaaggtttaattagaataacacacttttaaaatttgtaatacacACTGCACTTTTCGTACTACGCAAAGTGTGTCGtagtacacacaattttagggaCTGATAtgaattatagaatattatgttgttagttGTGTgggatacctatattaatatgaattaatacacttaaaaacatttgataataacgtttacttatatttatatcaaattaaacatgattttttaatgtaaattataaataggaaatttaaagaaaatatatacagttctttataattatcaatagtaGAACAGAttcaaactgttttattaaagcAGATACGAACAACTCTATACTGTAAtgtaattagttttatattatttttgtaccagGTCAACTGGCAAATATCCAGCATCAGCGAGCcgaaacatttataattttacctggtGTTAGGTTAAATTCTACAGTCATTATGGATAACCtgaattatagatattataaaaatggggCAAGGAATGATAAAACGTGAGTAAGACTGAAcagtaatataattacataagtcAACTAATCATCTTATAGCCACAGTTTTGTTGGCATGTGACTGAATGCATCGTTCATTATCTGTTTGAATATGATCGATAGGTTTTCACCAATATGTTCCTACAGATCATTCACCACTTTCAGTTTGCCCTGTGAACATtttaacaataggtaggtactataaaatggGGACATATCccttttttaaagtaatattaatttgtataatatgtttttactcAAGCCAAGTACTTTTCAATGATATTGCTTACCTAATACTTTGTTGCCGTTGAACAAATTGTCAAAGTTGACacagaattaaattaaactttcatACTGCTAGCCACCATTACAGTTTCGTTCATATATTTGGGGTAGTAGATATTTGTCCGTACGTGTGTGGTTTACATTAtctgaaaattaaacaaatataatatttgctagATGTTATGATTTAAGTTTTGTTTCATACTCACTCAGAAATAGTTTACTATCACCTACACCAACCAgtggtaacaataataaatttcctTTCAGATTGTATTTCAATTCTACTTTTATTGTTGGTACGAATAGACCAATATCTAGACAATTTTTAAACATCctaaaagaatataattatttcatcatgctaattttaaaataaaattgttaagcaAATTACTGTTGGAATATCATTTAAAGCATTACATATTTGTTATTTCTATCTTCTGTAGATTACTTCAACCGctgagtattaattatttcattgccATGTAGATATTTAGAgtgtgaaaatcaaaaaaatgttgctGTACATTGTCCATCAACAGCTTGGGTCAGGACTACAGATATAAAAAAAGGGAATGGTGATATAATGACTCGGCTTCAACACAACCATTTTCCTCCGAATATTGACATTCCAATGGTCCACTTAAGAAGATCTATTGGTCTGGCTGGAACAAGTACCGGTAATTTGGCTACTTCCATCAGACAAATTTATAACCGAGAAGTTGTGTTGTAAGTATTCTggaataacattatatattttaaaaaatttaagataatttttgtaattattagcATAAATAAGATTAAAGTATTAATTGTACATCATTAACTGCCTTATAAATCCAGAAGGTGCACA from the Acyrthosiphon pisum isolate AL4f chromosome X, pea_aphid_22Mar2018_4r6ur, whole genome shotgun sequence genome contains:
- the LOC115033246 gene encoding uncharacterized protein LOC115033246 yields the protein MYMYMGSFHTQYGPPFISYPVILFKSKCYILHIVELMDLDVFDDEVEEEGVIGEEEEYDDFEEDNDGQLANIQHQRAETFIILPGVRLNSTVIMDNLNYRYYKNGARNDKTYLECENQKNVAVHCPSTAWVRTTDIKKGNGDIMTRLQHNHFPPNIDIPMVHLRRSIGLAGTSTGNLATSIRQIYNREVVLNPEGAQNYTHLRFCLNKMRRRRRPKNPTTIDQLADILIDASTSTSYISTLQRPSSMFMK
- the LOC100574997 gene encoding general transcription factor II-I repeat domain-containing protein 2B-like gives rise to the protein MDESCDKTDTAQLCIFVRYFDNTSEQFVKEILTILPLLGTTCGEDIYKAVIEYFEKYKLDMKKLISLTTDGVPSMIGNKKNIFKHINDLNFKLQGKGKLVCHLLSEIKCFSRKMDLFCEDIENERLHFPNLNTVFDDAEDNNDIDLNQFINFIKKLKSEFEDRFTDFKKIENEDMSLKEKFTQVTNTLQYDQFWMKYVCSSKYPELKRLVSKLCTMFGSTYVCEAAFSKMNFIKNNFRSRLTDEHLNEMLKMIQYTYTSELMLVDTPLISKEGVS